The sequence below is a genomic window from Sorangiineae bacterium MSr12523.
CTCGCCGCGGTTGTCCGCCCGCATGATGAAGGTGAGGTACTTCACCGTCACCACCATGGTGAGCGACCAAAAGATGAGCGAGAGCAGGCCGAGGACGTCCTCCGGCACCGGATGGCCTCCGCCGGTGGCGCGGAGGCACTCTCTCAGGGTGTAGAGCGGACTCGTGCCGATGTCGCCGAACACGACGCCGAGCGCGCCCATCGTGAGCGTGGCCAGCGAAGCTTTGTGGGATTGCGCGACGGTTTCGGTCTCGACGGCTTGCATGCGTGCTCCCCCGTCGCGGTCAACCTGCCCCGCGTTTTCCTTTCCACGCCATGTTCACTCCGGCCTTCGGCCTCCGTGGACTTCCGTGGACTCGTCCGCTGGCGCGGACTCGTCCACTCCAGTTCATGTTCATGTATTTGTTGCCCGCATCGAGCTCGTCGAGCATCTGCGTCACGCGCTTCTGCCGCGTGGCATCGAGCTTCGCCCGCATGATCCAGCCGATGTAGTCGTTCTGCTGGTACGCCGGCCGGCTTCGGTAGGCGTCCATCAGCCCGCGCCCGACGAGCAGGGCCTTCACGAACGCGGGCATCGGATGAATCGCGCGCGTCAGGCGGCTCGTGTCGGGCTTCCTCGGCGGCATGGGACCGACCCCAGTGTGCGTCGATCCCAGGCAAATGTCGACGGTATCGGTCGAGCGAACGCGTCAGGTTTGCAATGACCTCGTGCTGGAACCGCGGCAGCGAGAATGGACCGGCGGGACCGGCGCGATCGTTGCTTTGGGAAAGTCAGGATCGGAACGAGGTTTGGCGATCTTGGTGTTGGGACAAAACAAGGCGCCGGCCTCGCCGGAGTTGTCCCGCTGCCGCTGCTCGACTGCGGAAGACTCGCGAGTCTGTCGCCATTGATCGACTGTTGCGTTACTCCGTCGCTTCTTCGCCCGGCCGCGTGCGGCGGCGCTTGGCCTT
It includes:
- a CDS encoding YdeI/OmpD-associated family protein, with amino-acid sequence MPPRKPDTSRLTRAIHPMPAFVKALLVGRGLMDAYRSRPAYQQNDYIGWIMRAKLDATRQKRVTQMLDELDAGNKYMNMNWSGRVRASGRVHGSPRRPKAGVNMAWKGKRGAG